In the genome of Doryrhamphus excisus isolate RoL2022-K1 chromosome 11, RoL_Dexc_1.0, whole genome shotgun sequence, one region contains:
- the nrip1b gene encoding nuclear receptor-interacting protein 1, with translation MTHGEEPGPETHKDSAVLTYLEGLLMHPVVAGPGATASRRSEAAHSNQDQGDKAGATFQLPTLGPTAPKVGSNGPASQHLKKARLLRSGAWNDPGNQRLSSPPVELNGQAVGLQNGSREGSPQGGESTLLASLLQSFSSRLQNVAMSQHSNKPPSECSSPCGAPPPDKEPPPVYGTASSRLKGLMRTSKLQNHSKTPYSRRGNSHDRPPESPRAAHSATPPSATTASESVSCAERLKAVANMVKIRSSPAPSPKPSVACSQLALLLSSEAHLQQYSREHALKAQLSGRSASERLAAMANQQHGLEKIPGNMPGTSETLSSTNVIPTSNTVSRTTVSSPRSPALLCDHTRNSSPTPPRNLSNIPGQSTREKRSFDSRPTRPPQTCSSLLLLLLNNHNNQKQLTKNGHLEDGYGVLPPSGSSSVTSDSESSTHEKTLTKDSSDAESSYSSCSPMDLSMRNRANKQDKGQSLPIPCSSSASFSSSNATTYGDTTFSPPPILASSASSSSVSTSPLEKLTESLIKKWKPDTSGINTTKIKDHEMNSDLKSKSKVTLMQLLLERRNNDIANKATDKELPLDITMATMSQSQPKGLVPWEESRTKSPIEKPIVPAPPPPFALSRSGALSPYPPSPQVQSGPLDLCKSKVLPAEKAKEPAFSASKLLQNLAQSGIASSSPPIPCGKALGPDLDTGRPLSSLERLNAPVNRTTPVPLPEGTPLNRHETFPPSSQIENLLERRTVLQLLLGSGSNTSSVHRKDIPVGISRSADSEGVTNDSSPGISNIRDSSPVPTVNVRVKTEEVAPSPAEIFIGRKRRSSFEKQTPPPDDQADLKAKHRPVEVIAKYGLLSQLLKQQTATYYSSAVVQTESQPRSVKEETKDYPSPSPKKRHLGSEPTDASTNTGSPRTFERGNTMFASFGGQDEPEKPRNLKEEDLPTRSPPAEPFPRESRGFNVLKQLLLSDNCLKELSQESRGGPSILQTNGRANGSLIGQPAQNHNFLHLPSWHPHASVNSGLPSHVRTLSAPPPVGDGPRGHHPTQKRDPPHLVKQEPESPVRWSSQGNDEDSNPDSPRLSRSNPILYYMLQKGSVQLRKESKDQAHGTRTTVHVKEEPVGDVHVYEQSLSSTPQSPTHRHDKHSQEKRSLSHE, from the coding sequence ATGACTCATGGGGAGGAGCCTGGCCCTGAAACACACAAGGATTCAGCTGTTTTAACTTATCTGGAAGGTTTACTGATGCATCCAGTGGTGGCCGGGCCTGGGGCCACGGCAAGCAGGAGGTCCGAGGCTGCCCACAGCAACCAGGATCAGGGCGACAAGGCGGGGGCGACATTTCAACTGCCGACTCTTGGCCCGACTGCTCCCAAAGTCGGAAGCAACGGACCGGCTTCACAGCACTTGAAGAAGGCGCGGCTGCTGCGTTCGGGGGCGTGGAATGATCCCGGGAACCAGCGTTTGAGTTCACCGCCGGTGGAGCTTAACGGGCAAGCGGTCGGGCTTCAAAATGGGTCACGGGAGGGTTCTCCTCAGGGCGGGGAGAGTACGCTTTTGGCGTCACTGCTTCAGTCGTTCAGCTCGCGACTTCAGAACGTGGCGATGTCGCAGCATAGTAATAAACCGCCCAGCGAGTGCTCGTCTCCGTGCGGCGCCCCGCCGCCGGACAAAGAGCCGCCCCCCGTTTATGGTACGGCGTCAAGTCGCTTGAAGGGTTTAATGAGAACAAGTAAACTTCAAAATCACAGCAAAACCCCGTACAGTCGCCGTGGGAACAGTCACGACAGACCGCCGGAATCACCCCGGGCGGCACACAGCGCCACGCCCCCATCCGCAACCACCGCTTCCGAATCGGTATCCTGCGCAGAGCGTTTGAAGGCCGTTGCTAACATGGTGAAAATACGTTCCAGCCCCGCGCCTTCGCCTAAACCAAGCGTCGCCTGCAGTCAGCTCGCCCTTCTGCTGTCCAGCGAAGCCCATCTCCAGCAATATTCCCGGGAGCACGCGCTCAAAGCTCAACTCTCCGGAAGATCTGCCAGCGAGAGACTCGCCGCCATGGCAAACCAGCAGCACGGCCTGGAGAAAATACCCGGGAACATGCCGGGAACGTCAGAGACGCTAAGCTCTACGAATGTCATCCCAACATCAAACACGGTCTCTCGAACAACCGTGTCCAGTCCACGGAGCCCCGCTTTGCTGTGTGACCACACCCGAAACTCATCCCCCACGCCGCCGCGCAATCTAAGCAACATTCCCGGCCAATCAACTCGGGAAAAACGAAGCTTTGACTCTCGTCCGACTCGCCCGCCGCAAACATGTAGCAGTTTACTGTTGCTGCTACTCAACAATCACAACAACCAGAAACAACTCACGAAAAATGGACATCTGGAGGACGGCTACGGCGTTCTGCCGCCCAGCGGATCCTCGTCCGTTACGTCAGACAGCGAATCCTCCACGCATGAGAAGACCCTGACTAAGGACAGCAGCGACGCGGAGAGTTCCTACTCGAGCTGCTCTCCCATGGATCTTTCCATGAGAAACCGGGCCAACAAACAAGACAAGGGACAAAGTCTTCCCATTCCTTGTTCCTCCTCTGCATCCTTTTCCTCGTCCAATGCGACGACTTACGGCGATACGACATTTTCACCACCGCCCATTCTTGCGTCTTCTGCATCTTCCTCGTCTGTATCAACGTCCCCTTTGGAAAAACTAACTGAATCCTTAATTAAAAAGTGGAAGCCCGATACGTCGGGAATAAACACAACGAAGATCAAAGATCATGAAATGAACTCAGACCTGAAATCCAAGTCTAAGGTCACTTTAATGCAGCTTCTTCTCGAGCGCAGAAATAACGACATAGCTAATAAGGCGACAGATAAGGAACTCCCACTGGATATCACGATGGCTACGATGTCTCAGAGTCAACCCAAAGGACTCGTACCCTGGGAGGAGTCTCGGACAAAAAGCCCAATCGAGAAACCCATAGTCCCGGCACCGCCGCCGCCGTTTGCGCTCAGTCGAAGTGGTGCGTTGTCCCCGTACCCTCCATCCCCTCAGGTCCAGTCCGGTCCGTTGGATTTGTGCAAGTCTAAAGTCCTCCCTGCTGAGAAGGCTAAAGAGCCGGCCTTCAGTGCCAGTAAACTGTTACAAAATCTGGCTCAGTCTGGGATTGCTTCATCGTCTCCGCCAATCCCATGCGGCAAAGCGTTGGGTCCGGACCTTGATACCGGCAGACCCTTATCCTCGTTAGAAAGACTCAATGCTCCGGTCAACAGAACCACACCCGTTCCGCTTCCTGAAGGCACACCTTTAAACCGACATGAAACGTTTCCTCCTTCTTCGCAGATCGAAAACCTTTTGGAGCGACGCACTgtgctccagctcctcctggggTCGGGTTCGAATACTTCCTCAGTGCACCGCAAGGACATACCGGTCGGGATTAGTCGGAGTGCAGACTCGGAAGGCGTTACCAATGACAGCAGTCCCGGCATCTCAAACATCCGCGACAGCTCACCCGTTCCGACGGTTAACGTGAGGGTGAAAACGGAGGAAGTGGCACCGTCTCCGGCTGAGATCTTCATCGGCAGAAAGAGACGGAGCAGCTTTGAGAAACAAACCCCCCCACCTGATGATCAGGCGGACTTAAAAGCAAAACATCGACCGGTGGAAGTCATTGCGAAATACGGTTTGCTTAGCCAGTTGCTTAAACAACAAACCGCTACTTATTACAGTAGCGCCGTTGTGCAGACCGAGTCCCAACCGAGGTCGGTCAAGGAGGAAACTAAAGACTATCCCAGTCCAAGTCCCAAGAAAAGACATCTGGGATCGGAACCGACTGACGCATCGACCAATACCGGCTCTCCGAGAACCTTTGAAAGAGGCAACACCATGTTTGCCTCGTTCGGCGGTCAGGATGAGCCTGAAAAACCGAGGAATCTCAAGGAAGAGGATCTTCCCACCAGGAGCCCACCGGCAGAACCCTTTCCCCGAGAGAGTCGGGGGTTCAATGTTCTGAAACAGTTACTCCTCTCCGATAACTGCCTGAAGGAGTTGTCCCAGGAGTCCCGCGGGGGGCCGTCCATCCTGCAGACGAACGGCAGAGCTAACGGTAGCCTCATCGGTCAACCGGCCCAGAACCACAACTTCCTTCATCTGCCCAGCTGGCACCCCCATGCTTCGGTCAACTCAGGGCTTCCAAGTCATGTCAGAACATTGTCTGCCCCTCCTCCGGTAGGCGACGGCCCCCGAGGTCATCATCCGACACAAAAACGGGACCCGCCTCATCTGGTCAAACAGGAACCGGAGAGTCCCGTCCGATGGAGTAGTCAAGGGAACGATGAGGACTCAAACCCGGACTCTCCTCGCCTGTCCCGTTCTAATCCCATTCTGTACTACATGCTCCAGAAGGGCAGCGTTCAGTTAAGAAAGGAGTCGAAGGACCAAGCGCACGGAACTCGGACTACGGTCCATGTTAAAGAAGAACCGGTCGGCGACGTTCATGTCTACGAACAAAGTCTGAGCTCCACGCCGCAGTCGCCGACACACCGCCATGACAAGCACAGCCAGGAGAAGCGGAGTCTGAGTCACGAATAG